A single window of Acanthopagrus latus isolate v.2019 chromosome 1, fAcaLat1.1, whole genome shotgun sequence DNA harbors:
- the LOC119014380 gene encoding uncharacterized protein LOC119014380 → MIATLLTLLMISALAAGELRVSCQNRILIDDLVLQCQVDPRVDLSALTMDVKRPDLQHEGRPRVKYIVHAYRHQHDFLTDQMDQYKGRTTLNREDLKNGTITLRISSVGPSDSGRYKIFVPQLNASRLVDITVCENRTNTSTSGPPVEDVTEPDSPDAAETEAVRTRRSHIPSVCAAAAAVVLVLVLVLVLVKCLNTQFHKKKEAEMMTDDFELEPRGTEQQRRSLLSN, encoded by the exons ATGATCGCGACACTTCTGACTTTATTGATGATATCGGCGCTGGCTGCGG GAGAGCTTCGTGTCTCCTGTCAGAACCGGATCCTGATTGACGACCTCGTTCTACAGTGTCAAGTTGATCCGCGGGTCGACTTGTCTGCTCTCACAATGGACGTGAAGAGACCAGACCTCCAACATGAGGGGAGACCTCGAGTCAAATATATCGTCCACGCATATCGACACCAACACGACTTCCTTACTGATCAGATGGATCAGTACAAAGGCAGGACGACTCTCAACCGTGAAGACCTGAAGAACGGAACCATCActctccggatctcctcagtgGGCCCGTCTGACAGCGGACGGTACAAAATCTTTGTCCCACAGCTGAACGCCAGTCGTCTTGTTGACATCACTGTTTGTGAGAACCGGACCAATACCAGCACATCTGGACCTCCAGTGGAAGACGTGACCGAGCCAGACAGTCCTG atgctgcagagacggAGGCGGTCAGGACAAGAAGAAGTCACATTCCCAgcgtctgtgctgctgctgctgctgtggttctggttctggttctggttctggtcctggtgaaatgtttaaataccC AGTTTCATAAGAAGAAAGAAGCAGAGATGATGACAGATGACTTTGAACTGGAACCCCGAGGAACTGAACAACAGAGGAGGtcgctgctttcaaattaa
- the wipf2a gene encoding WAS/WASL-interacting protein family member 2 — protein sequence MPIPPPPPPPPGPPPPPTFSQANTTPPKLSSSVAKGRGALLSDIHKGARLKKVGVVNDRSAPIIEKSGGGGGGGGGGGGGGGGGGGFGGGGPMGMGGLFQGGVPKLRPVGDGSAGGSVGRSALRPPGARPAAPRPPTGRSSSPSPPAKPSPSEQPRSHRPSLPDISRPNSGSSTGSGMKHSTSAPPPPPPFNRGGRGNAPPTPNQKMSSSSSSHSREKPLPPTPNRGPAPPNSVKPPSSSSRPPTGGSSAPPPPPPYRPHSSGGVSNGPSHVDGGGAPELPQRHNSLHKKHSSGSSSQGRSHAPPPPPSPSPSSQQGSRPPPPAREPPGRRAAPQVPPLGSRNGGRDAPPPPPPYRVHSSGSSEPHSRGGKPPPPPSSSSVTSSSSSSSRTPAGPPPPPPPIRNGHSSMSSSKSIIDDFESKFNFHPIEDLPPPEEYRHFNKIYPSKTNKAMMRGAPPAPPVGR from the exons ATGCCgattcctccccctccccctcctcccccaggCCCCCCGCCTCCCCCCACCTTCAGTCAG GCGAACACGACTCCTCCCAAACTGAGCTCGTCGGTGGCAAAAGGCAGAGGAGCGCTGCTGTCGGACATCCATAAAGGCGCCAGGCTAAAGAAGGTCGGCGTGGTCAATGACCGGAGCGCCCCGATtatagaga AATCTGgaggtggtggcggcggcggcggaggtggaggtggaggtggaggtggaggtggtggtttTGGAGGCGGAGGACCGATGGGAATGGGAGGCCTTTTCCAAGGAGGTGTGCCAAAATTACGCCCAGTTGGAG ATGGTTCAGCCGGTGGTTCGGTGGGCAGATCTGCCCTGCGGCCCCCGGGGGCCCGACCAGCAGCCCCTCGCCCCCCCACGGGGCGCTCCAGCTCACCCTCCCCACCCGCCAAGCCGTCTCCATCAGAGCAGCCGCGCTCCCACCGCCCGTCGCTCCCCGACATCTCCCGCCCCAACAGCGGCTCCTCCACAGGCAGCGGGATGAAGCACAGCACCTCggccccgcctcctcctccacccttcaACAGAGGCGGCCGTGGCAACGCTCCACCGACCCCCAATCAGAAAAtgtcctcctcatcatcctctcaCAGCCGGGAGAAGCCCCTCCCACCGACCCCCAATAGAGGCCCCGCCCCTCCCAACTCTGTGAAGCCGCCATCATCTTCCAGCAGACCGCCAACGGGAggctcttcagctcctccacctccgccaCCCTACAGGCCACACTCATCGGGCGGCGTCTCTAATGGGCCGTCCCACGTGGACGGCGGCGGAGCTCCGGAGCTGCCACAGCGGCACAACTCcctgcacaaaaaacactcatctGGAAGCAGCAGCCAAGGTCGCAGCCACgctccacccccacccccgtCACCGTCTCCATCCTCCCAGCAGGGCAGCAGACCGCCACCACCAGCCAGAGAGCCACCTGGACGCAGAGCAG CTCCCCAGGTGCCCCCTCTCGGGTCTCGTAACGGCGGTCGGGAcgcccctcctcccccgccGCCGTACCGCGTCCACAGCTCTGGGTCCTCAGAGCCCCACAGCCGAGGAGGCAAACCGCCtccgcctccctcctcttcctccgtcacatcatcatcatcctcctcctcccgaaCCCCGGCTGGACCCCCTCCACCGCCCCCGCCCATCAGGAACGGCCACTCCTCCATGTCCTCCTCCAAGTCCATCATAG ATGATTTTGAATCCAAGTTCAACTTCCACCCGATTGAGGACCTTCCCCCTCCGGAGGAGTACAGGCATTTCAACAAGATCTACCCCAGCAAAACCAACAAGG CCATGATGAGAGGAGCTCCTCCAGCCCCTCCGGTGGGCAGGTGA
- the mrpl21 gene encoding 39S ribosomal protein L21, mitochondrial: MALSRGAGLWRTCSRLLARQPLLFPAAVRAQSSVSGDLVPRTSLSRPPWPELVPVPEEEERSRHAAVVSTVNQRISQQDFGRLFAVVHFAGRQWKVTSEDLILIENHIEAECGERIRMEKVLLVGAEDFTLIGRPLLGKELVRVEATVIEKTESWPKVYMRFWKRHRYQHKRMIIQPQMVLRINSIELAPRLT, from the coding sequence ATGGCGCTGAGCAGAGGAGCAGGGCTGTGGAGGACATGCAGCAGGTTGTTAGCTAGACAGCCGCTCCTGTTCCCCGCTGCTGTCCGAGCACAGAGCTCTGTGAGCGGGGACCTGGTGCCGCGGACGTCCCTGTCCAGGCCGCCGTGGCCGGAGCTGGTCCCGGtcccggaggaggaggagcggagCCGACACGCCGCGGTGGTCAGCACCGTGAACCAGAGGATCAGCCAGCAGGACTTCGGCCGGCTGTTCGCCGTCGTGCACTTTGCTGGCCGCCAGTGGAAGGTCACCAGCGAGGACCTGATCCTGATCGAGAACCACATCGAGGCGGAGTGCGGGGAGCGGATCCGGATGGAGAAGGTGCTGCTGGTCGGCGCGGAGGACTTCACCCTGATCGGAAGGCCTCTGCTGGGGAAGGAGCTGGTCCGGGTCGAGGCCACCGTGATCGAGAAGACCGAGTCCTGGCCCAAAGTCTACATGAGGTTCTGGAAGAGACACCGGTACCAGCACAAGAGGATGATCATCCAGCCGCAGATGGTGCTGCGGATCAACAGCATCGAGCTGGCCCCCAgactgacatga
- the c1h6orf120 gene encoding UPF0669 protein C6orf120 homolog, protein MTDAFIMMLSCSAVVVALLLSQVRGFLGPSEDDNVPEEWVLLHVVQGHIGAGNYSYLRLNHDGRIILHMQSLKGDADLYVSDKTLRPSFDTYKLQSVTCGQDVVVVPGDFARPVGIGIYGHPSHKESEFEMRVFYDQTVPQDPFDKGSEDGLKQKKSPQAEEEDFQEEESIFWTILIGLLKIILEILF, encoded by the coding sequence ATGACAGATGCCTTCATCATGATGCTGAGCTGCAGCGCTGTGGTCGTGGCCCTCCTGCTGTCCCAGGTCAGAGGCTTCCTGGGACCCTCAGAGGACGACAACGTCCCCGAAGAGTGGGTGCTGCTTCATGTGGTTCAGGGCCACATCGGGGCCGGAAACTACAGCTACCTGCGCCTCAACCACGATGGACGAATCATCCTTCATATGCAAAGCCTCAAGGGGGACGCGGACCTCTACGTGTCGGACAAAACGCTGCGACCGAGCTTCGACACCTACAAGCTGCAGTCTGTCACCTGTGGGCaggatgtggtggtggtgccgGGGGACTTTGCGAGGCCCGTGGGCATCGGCATTTATGGCCACCCGTCTCACAAGGAGAGCGAGTTTGAAATGCGGGTGTTTTACGATCAGACGGTTCCTCAGGACCCGTTTGATAAGGGCTCAGAAGACGGactcaaacaaaagaaatcccCTCAGGCAGAAGAGGAAGACTTTCAGGAAGAGGAGTCGATCTTTTGGACAATTCTAATCGGACTTTTGAAGATTATACTtgagattttgttttga